The following are encoded together in the Trachemys scripta elegans isolate TJP31775 chromosome 7, CAS_Tse_1.0, whole genome shotgun sequence genome:
- the SPINDOC gene encoding spindlin interactor and repressor of chromatin-binding protein isoform X3 codes for MALQPSRVGQPADGDEGTTEQLGSQGHWRGWEGGNLELCPGPAMEVKAEVPRLEYIAVSLKCEAEEPVPIAACAQLCAPVGGLAPGVKLEEADKEPLDRGQYHGAREPAEIEVLIDPEEQTVTRKRGQPRGRPAPRPDARAPEPGQRPRGQRRRQSVGPVEGMALPARERRSKQLSEGRDRGTVSPGTTSPSEEAAPSSAPPEIRLFTDGSFPAGFTLRLYCRPQSASGGREIRKNPSIQERKSPGDRGKTQALGKRQKQLGKAGTVRRGAGNPVGNCPVSALPSQDLDPGVPRLRRKGYSHHGITRRLRLSPSTVRCTLQSWQARGKAPAAPSPPQAKPFDPAWRADFLMDYDAGAGTMVCMVCEYSLLPIRLGTVMRHIRQCHAETLHLPRGVRRAIREVWETRGPVPAPPQHGALKGE; via the exons ATGGCCCTGCAACCATCCCGTGTGGGGCAGCCAGCAGACGGGGATGAAGGGACAACtgagcagctgggctcccagggtCACTggagaggctgggaaggagggaatcTGGAG ctctgcccagGCCCAGCCATGGAGGTGAAGGCAGAGGTGCCCCGGCTGGAGTACATCGCCGTCTCGCTGAAGTGCGAGGCAGAGGAACCAGTGCCAATTGCAGCCTGTGCCCAGCTCTGTGCCCCCGTGGGTGGCCTCGCCCCCGGGGTCAAGCTGGAGGAGGCTGACAAGGAGCCTCTAGACAGAG GTCAGTACCATGGGGCCAGGGAACCGGCCGAGATCGAGGTTCTAATTGACCCAGAGGAGCAGACGGTGACCCGGAAACGTGGGCAGCCCAGAGGGcgccctgccccccgcccag ATGCTAGGGCCCCGGAGCCTGGGCAGCGCCCGCGGGGCCAGAGGAGACGACAGAGCGTGGGGCCTGTGGAGGGCATGGCGCTACCAGCCAGGGAGCGGAGGAGCAAGCAGCTGAGTGAGGGACGGGACAGGGGCACCGTGAGTCCAG GGACAACGTCCCCCTCAGAGGAGGCTGCCCCCAGCTCAGCGCCCCCCGAAATCCGCCTCTTCACTGACGGTTCTTTCCCAGCCGGATTCACGCTCAGGCTGTACTGCAGACCCCAGTCAG CTTCTGGAGGGAGAGAAATAAGGAAGAATCCAAGCATCCAGGAACGGAAAAGCCCAGGGGACAGGGGCAAAACCCAGGCACTGGGGAAGAGACAGAAGCAGCTGGGCAAAGCAGGGACCGTGAGACGGGGCGCAGGGAACCCAG TTGGCAACTGCCCCGTCTCTGCGCTGCCCAGCCAGGATCTGGACCCAGGTGTCCCCCGCCTCCGCCGCAAGGGCTATTCTCACCATGGCATCACCCGGCGCCTCCGCCTGAGCCCCAGCACTGTCCGCTGCACCCTGCAGAGCTGGCAGGCGCGGGGCAAGGCCCCAGcagcaccctccccaccccaggccaaGCCCTTTGACCCAGCATGGCGTGCCGACTTCCTGATGGACTACGATGCCGGTGCTGGCACCATGGTGTGCATGGTCTGCGAGTACTCACTGCTGCCTATTCGATTAGGCACTGTCATGCGCCACATCCGCCAGTGCCATGCCGAGACCCTGCACCTGCctcggggggtgcgccgggccatTCGTGAGGTGTGGGAGACCCGGGGACCcgtccccgctccaccccagcatGGGGCACTGAAGGGGGAATAG
- the SPINDOC gene encoding spindlin interactor and repressor of chromatin-binding protein isoform X1, producing the protein MALQPSRVGQPADGDEGTTEQLGSQGHWRGWEGGNLELCPGPAMEVKAEVPRLEYIAVSLKCEAEEPVPIAACAQLCAPVGGLAPGVKLEEADKEPLDRGGAPAEAGPGRAWQQEYLVGDCPGRGGAVCMVCGTFLGTCGPSAAREHVLQHHAHSLSLSPEEKRNILEAWSQGGNLPEGAPPPCTPGQYHGAREPAEIEVLIDPEEQTVTRKRGQPRGRPAPRPDARAPEPGQRPRGQRRRQSVGPVEGMALPARERRSKQLSEGRDRGTVSPGTTSPSEEAAPSSAPPEIRLFTDGSFPAGFTLRLYCRPQSASGGREIRKNPSIQERKSPGDRGKTQALGKRQKQLGKAGTVRRGAGNPVGNCPVSALPSQDLDPGVPRLRRKGYSHHGITRRLRLSPSTVRCTLQSWQARGKAPAAPSPPQAKPFDPAWRADFLMDYDAGAGTMVCMVCEYSLLPIRLGTVMRHIRQCHAETLHLPRGVRRAIREVWETRGPVPAPPQHGALKGE; encoded by the exons ATGGCCCTGCAACCATCCCGTGTGGGGCAGCCAGCAGACGGGGATGAAGGGACAACtgagcagctgggctcccagggtCACTggagaggctgggaaggagggaatcTGGAG ctctgcccagGCCCAGCCATGGAGGTGAAGGCAGAGGTGCCCCGGCTGGAGTACATCGCCGTCTCGCTGAAGTGCGAGGCAGAGGAACCAGTGCCAATTGCAGCCTGTGCCCAGCTCTGTGCCCCCGTGGGTGGCCTCGCCCCCGGGGTCAAGCTGGAGGAGGCTGACAAGGAGCCTCTAGACAGAG GGGGAGCACCAGCAGAGGCAGGGCCCGGTAGGGCCTGGCAGCAGGAGTACTTAGTGGGAGACTGCCCGGGGCGCGGCGGGGCCGTGTGCATGGTCTGTGGCACCTTCCTGGGTACCTGTGGGCCGAGTGCTGCCCGGGAGCATGTTCTGCAGCACCACGCCCACTCGCTGAGCCTCAGCCCGGAGGAGAAGCGCAACATTCTGGAGGCGTGGAGCCAGGGGGGCAACCTGCCCGAGGGGgcacccccaccctgcaccccag GTCAGTACCATGGGGCCAGGGAACCGGCCGAGATCGAGGTTCTAATTGACCCAGAGGAGCAGACGGTGACCCGGAAACGTGGGCAGCCCAGAGGGcgccctgccccccgcccag ATGCTAGGGCCCCGGAGCCTGGGCAGCGCCCGCGGGGCCAGAGGAGACGACAGAGCGTGGGGCCTGTGGAGGGCATGGCGCTACCAGCCAGGGAGCGGAGGAGCAAGCAGCTGAGTGAGGGACGGGACAGGGGCACCGTGAGTCCAG GGACAACGTCCCCCTCAGAGGAGGCTGCCCCCAGCTCAGCGCCCCCCGAAATCCGCCTCTTCACTGACGGTTCTTTCCCAGCCGGATTCACGCTCAGGCTGTACTGCAGACCCCAGTCAG CTTCTGGAGGGAGAGAAATAAGGAAGAATCCAAGCATCCAGGAACGGAAAAGCCCAGGGGACAGGGGCAAAACCCAGGCACTGGGGAAGAGACAGAAGCAGCTGGGCAAAGCAGGGACCGTGAGACGGGGCGCAGGGAACCCAG TTGGCAACTGCCCCGTCTCTGCGCTGCCCAGCCAGGATCTGGACCCAGGTGTCCCCCGCCTCCGCCGCAAGGGCTATTCTCACCATGGCATCACCCGGCGCCTCCGCCTGAGCCCCAGCACTGTCCGCTGCACCCTGCAGAGCTGGCAGGCGCGGGGCAAGGCCCCAGcagcaccctccccaccccaggccaaGCCCTTTGACCCAGCATGGCGTGCCGACTTCCTGATGGACTACGATGCCGGTGCTGGCACCATGGTGTGCATGGTCTGCGAGTACTCACTGCTGCCTATTCGATTAGGCACTGTCATGCGCCACATCCGCCAGTGCCATGCCGAGACCCTGCACCTGCctcggggggtgcgccgggccatTCGTGAGGTGTGGGAGACCCGGGGACCcgtccccgctccaccccagcatGGGGCACTGAAGGGGGAATAG
- the SPINDOC gene encoding spindlin interactor and repressor of chromatin-binding protein isoform X2, whose amino-acid sequence MGGGWCRSLRETLWCRAREQQREPLCPGPAMEVKAEVPRLEYIAVSLKCEAEEPVPIAACAQLCAPVGGLAPGVKLEEADKEPLDRGGAPAEAGPGRAWQQEYLVGDCPGRGGAVCMVCGTFLGTCGPSAAREHVLQHHAHSLSLSPEEKRNILEAWSQGGNLPEGAPPPCTPGQYHGAREPAEIEVLIDPEEQTVTRKRGQPRGRPAPRPDARAPEPGQRPRGQRRRQSVGPVEGMALPARERRSKQLSEGRDRGTVSPGTTSPSEEAAPSSAPPEIRLFTDGSFPAGFTLRLYCRPQSASGGREIRKNPSIQERKSPGDRGKTQALGKRQKQLGKAGTVRRGAGNPVGNCPVSALPSQDLDPGVPRLRRKGYSHHGITRRLRLSPSTVRCTLQSWQARGKAPAAPSPPQAKPFDPAWRADFLMDYDAGAGTMVCMVCEYSLLPIRLGTVMRHIRQCHAETLHLPRGVRRAIREVWETRGPVPAPPQHGALKGE is encoded by the exons ATGGGAGGTGGGTGGTGCCGCTCCCTCCGCGAAACTCTATGGTGCCGGGCCCGGGAGCAGCAGCGCGAGCCG ctctgcccagGCCCAGCCATGGAGGTGAAGGCAGAGGTGCCCCGGCTGGAGTACATCGCCGTCTCGCTGAAGTGCGAGGCAGAGGAACCAGTGCCAATTGCAGCCTGTGCCCAGCTCTGTGCCCCCGTGGGTGGCCTCGCCCCCGGGGTCAAGCTGGAGGAGGCTGACAAGGAGCCTCTAGACAGAG GGGGAGCACCAGCAGAGGCAGGGCCCGGTAGGGCCTGGCAGCAGGAGTACTTAGTGGGAGACTGCCCGGGGCGCGGCGGGGCCGTGTGCATGGTCTGTGGCACCTTCCTGGGTACCTGTGGGCCGAGTGCTGCCCGGGAGCATGTTCTGCAGCACCACGCCCACTCGCTGAGCCTCAGCCCGGAGGAGAAGCGCAACATTCTGGAGGCGTGGAGCCAGGGGGGCAACCTGCCCGAGGGGgcacccccaccctgcaccccag GTCAGTACCATGGGGCCAGGGAACCGGCCGAGATCGAGGTTCTAATTGACCCAGAGGAGCAGACGGTGACCCGGAAACGTGGGCAGCCCAGAGGGcgccctgccccccgcccag ATGCTAGGGCCCCGGAGCCTGGGCAGCGCCCGCGGGGCCAGAGGAGACGACAGAGCGTGGGGCCTGTGGAGGGCATGGCGCTACCAGCCAGGGAGCGGAGGAGCAAGCAGCTGAGTGAGGGACGGGACAGGGGCACCGTGAGTCCAG GGACAACGTCCCCCTCAGAGGAGGCTGCCCCCAGCTCAGCGCCCCCCGAAATCCGCCTCTTCACTGACGGTTCTTTCCCAGCCGGATTCACGCTCAGGCTGTACTGCAGACCCCAGTCAG CTTCTGGAGGGAGAGAAATAAGGAAGAATCCAAGCATCCAGGAACGGAAAAGCCCAGGGGACAGGGGCAAAACCCAGGCACTGGGGAAGAGACAGAAGCAGCTGGGCAAAGCAGGGACCGTGAGACGGGGCGCAGGGAACCCAG TTGGCAACTGCCCCGTCTCTGCGCTGCCCAGCCAGGATCTGGACCCAGGTGTCCCCCGCCTCCGCCGCAAGGGCTATTCTCACCATGGCATCACCCGGCGCCTCCGCCTGAGCCCCAGCACTGTCCGCTGCACCCTGCAGAGCTGGCAGGCGCGGGGCAAGGCCCCAGcagcaccctccccaccccaggccaaGCCCTTTGACCCAGCATGGCGTGCCGACTTCCTGATGGACTACGATGCCGGTGCTGGCACCATGGTGTGCATGGTCTGCGAGTACTCACTGCTGCCTATTCGATTAGGCACTGTCATGCGCCACATCCGCCAGTGCCATGCCGAGACCCTGCACCTGCctcggggggtgcgccgggccatTCGTGAGGTGTGGGAGACCCGGGGACCcgtccccgctccaccccagcatGGGGCACTGAAGGGGGAATAG
- the C7H11orf95 gene encoding uncharacterized protein C11orf95 homolog: MEPPPSPPPRRPVKREPLDPEAGESPSQDNSGSTEAPELMLGGSLAWRTPKEHPLIAPGGRKYSDHCEERASRPGKSRIPGRDHRRYYHEHWRAEYLMDFNPARHGMICMVCGSALATLKLSTIKRHIRQKHPYSGGWGPREKQVIIQSWDAHLGLDGELEGHGDLAQAPDSLQGAQGLLSAGGGFRRRRRAPCPSPRGAARRPALGGRKASPSARRLERYVRESLQSWFQAEFLMDYDAQGNRLRCMMCGRGLPSLNLDDIKRHVLQAHPASLAFSPAEKGAILEAWNSRALVLAAGKGWALQGERPAEPDAPSPGDLSAEASEPGSAMAAPEPEESSSPESWAKEEPVAPWELDAGGPLRGKDHRRHFQEHWRLEYLMDYHGERHGLVCMVCGGALATLKMSTIKRHIRQRHPDSTLLSHQVKALIVEEWNRKVAQLVEMGAPLPEQASGDSQNPLQPSSPEELDEDVQLPAEGEGEEEEEEEEESVLVVGTPPSTPQSPADPTAGPQTGPAPAPRREQRRNYQLHWRVEYLMDYDGRRHGLVCMVCGGALATLKVSTIKRHILQVHPFSLDFTPEERQTILEAYNETALCYEPAVGEESEVKPCPFLQATPADGEEAELACAPPTSTA; the protein is encoded by the exons ATGGAGccgcctccctctcctcccccccgccgccccgtCAAACGGGAGCCCCTGGACCCGGAGGCAG GGGAATCCCCAAGCCAGGACAACTCCGGCAGCACCGAGGCCCCTGAGTTGATGCTAGGGGGGTCCCTGGCATGGAGGACCCCCAAGGAGCACCCTTTAATAGCCCCAGGGGGGCGGAAGTACTCAGATCACTGTGAGGAGCGGGCATCTCGGCCTGGGAAGAGCCGCATCCCTGGGCGGGACCATCGGCGCTATTATCACGAGCACTGGCGGGCTGAGTACCTGATGGACTTCAACCCGGCACGGCATGGCATGATCTGCATGGTGTGTGGCAGCGCGCTGGCCACCCTCAAGCTGAGCACCATCAAGCGTCATATCCGCCAGAAGCACCCCTACTCCGGGGGCTGGGGCCCCCGTGAGAAGCAGGTCATCATCCAGAGTTGGGACGCCCACCTCGGGCTGGACGGGGAGCTTGAGGGGCACGGAGACCTCGCCCAGGCACCTGACAGCCTGCAGGGAGCACAAG GGTTGCTGTCGGCGGGGGGCGGGTTCCGGCGTCGGCGCCGTGCCCCATGCCCATCCCCACGGGGGGCTGCCCGGCGGCCGGCGCTCGGAGGCAGGAAGGCATCACCCAGCGCCCGCCGGCTGGAGCGCTACGTGCGTGAGTCCCTGCAGAGCTGGTTCCAGGCCGAGTTCCTCATGGATTATGATGCCCAGGGCAACCGGCTGCGCTGCATGATGTGTGGGCGTGGGCTGCCCAGCCTCAACCTGGATGACATCAAGCGCCACGTGCTGCAGGCCCACCCCGCCTCGCTCGCCTTCAGCCCCGCTGAGAAGGGCGCCATCCTGGAGGCCTGGAACTCCCGCGCCCTGGTGCTGGCTGCGGGCAAGGGCTGGGCGCTGCAGGGGGAGCGCCCTGCAg AGCCCGatgccccctcccctggggacCTTAGTGCTGAGGCCTCTGAGCCAGGCTCGGCAATGGCTGCCCCAGAACCAGAGGAGAGCAGCTCCCCGGAGAGCTGGGCCAAGGAGGAGCCTGTGGCGCCGTGGGAGCTGGATGCGGGGGGGCCGCTGCGGGGTAAAGACCATCGGCGCCACTTCCAGGAGCACTGGCGGCTGGAGTACCTGATGGACTACCACGGCGAGCGGCACGGGCTGGTGTGCATGGTGTGTGGGGGAGCACTGGCCACCCTCAAGATGAGCACCATCAAACGCCACATCCGCCAGCGgcaccctgactccaccctgcTCAGCCACCAGGTCAAAGCCCTGATCGTGGAGGAGTGGAACCGCAAGGTTGCCCAGCTGGTGGAGATGGGGGCACCCCTGCCAGAGCAGGCCTCAG GAGactcccagaatcctttgcagcCATCTAGCCCCGAGGAGCTGGATGAGGATGTGCAGCTAcctgcagagggggagggggaggaggaggaagaggaggaggaggagagtgtgttggtggtggggacgcccccatccaccccacaGAGCCCCGCTGACCCCACAGCTGGCCCCCAGACGGGCCCGGCACCTGCACCGCGGCGGGAGCAGCGGCGGAACTACCAGCTGCACTGGCGCGTGGAATACCTGATGGACTACGATGGCAGGCGGCATGGGCTGGTGTGCATGGTGTGCGGGGGGGCGCTCGCCACCCTCAAGGTGAGCACCATCAAGCGCCACATCCTGCAGGTGCACCCCTTCTCCTTGGACTTCACCCCAGAGGAGCGGCAGACCATTCTGGAGGCCTACAATGAGACGGCCCTCTGCTATGAGCCTGCTGTGGGGGAGGAGTCTGAGGttaagccctgccccttcctccaggCCACTCCTGctgatggggaagaggcagagttggCCTGTGCCCCACCCACCAGCACAGCATAG
- the LOC117880856 gene encoding dual specificity protein phosphatase 10-like codes for MPPSPLEDRLSVLQRPKTLALRLNHSFPADKQLLSPRVRRPPSHPPPKDRTGATPPYQESQACLPPPHSHTIDIKLTVGAGQSRARDRNLSLQLDLQQGSSRSCGGPELKVLLPQAKLKKRCFKENSRPAGGDTPSPASSCLSSPRAGTMHPLKGGCRGCWRLMRCDDTSPKPGLRSLGCLSCRSSLASLSCSPPSVKKLGCLPCTPSALKSLACLACNPSVKSVSSSCSFCSSDPIVAYDPPARGSSPSSYDEDDYSVRTIWPEELAKKMSRSRTQQQGAPLILDCRNLMQYTKSQLQGAMHFSVSDAAGRRRLQQGKLAVLDFMASKDPHDSLQRLWPKEQQNGCCAAVGETPAPPAPPEPPKTLPAQNLHLVLDSLNKEVQGRRGSVAVPPSEPLEEAGGVLEGVDGDPEGPPLTPDLESAELSPILPFLFLGNERDAQDLERMLSLNVGHVLNVTTHLPLYHAQSGHLRYKRLPATDNSRQDLRQYFEEAFEFIEEAHQRGKGVLIHCQAGVSRSATIVIAYLMKHTLMTMSDAYKYVKGKRPIISPNLNFMGQLLEFETDLNAGVTPRILTPKLKLTGVETEV; via the exons ATGCCTCCCTCACCCCTGGAAGACCGCCTCTCCGTCCTCCAGCGCCCCAAGACCTTGGCTTTGCGCCTCAATCACAGCTTCCCTGCCGACAAGCAGCTTCTGTCGCCCCGGGTGCGGAGACCCCCGAGCCACCCACCCCCTAAGGACCGAACCGGGGCTACCCCACCCTATCAGGAGTCCCAggcctgcctcccacccccccactcccacaccaTCGACATCAAGCTGACggtgggggctgggcagagcCGGGCGCGCGATCGcaacctctccctgcagctcgaCCTccagcagggcagcagcaggtccTGCGGGGGGCCGGAGCTCAAGGTGCTGCTGCCTCAAGCCAAGCTCAAGAAGCGCTGCTTTAAGGAAAACTCACGGCCGGCTGGGGGGGACACCCCGTCACCTGCTTCCTCCTGCCTCTCCAGCCCCAGAGCGGGCACCATGCACCCCTTGAAAGGCGGCTGCCGGGGCTGCTGGCGCTTGATGCGCTGTGACGACACCAGCCCCAAGCCGGGGCTGCGCTCCCTGGGGTGCCTGTCATGCCGCTCCAGTctggcctccctcagctgctccccGCCCTCGGTCAAGAAGCTGGGGTGCTTGCCCTGTACCCCATCAGCCCTCAAGTCCCTGGCCTGCCTGGCATGCAACCCCTCAGTCAAGTCGGtcagctcctcctgcagcttcTGCAGCAGCGACCCCATTGTGGCCTACGaccccccagccaggggctcgTCCCCCTCCAGCTACGACGAGGATGACTACAGCGTGCGCACCATCTGGCCCGAGGAGCTGGCCAAGAAGATGAGCCGTTCCCGCACCCAGCAGCAGGGGGCACCACTGATCCTGGATTGCCGCAACCTGATGCAGTACACCAAGAGCCAGCTGCAGGGCGCCATGCACTTCAGCGTTTCGGATGCGGCCGGCAGGCGGCGCCTCCAGCAGGGCAAACTGGCCGTGCTGGACTTCATGGCCTCCAAGGACCCCCACGACTCCCTGCAGCGCCTCTGGCCCAAGGAGCAGCAGAACGGCTGCTGTGCCGCAGtgggggagacccctgcccctccgGCCCCTCCCGAGCCCCCCAAAACCCTGCCCGCCCAGAACCtccacctggtgctggactcGCTCAATAAGGAGGTGCAGGGCAGGAGAG GGAGTGTGGCGGTGCCGCCATCAGAGCCGCTGGAGGAAGCTGGGGGGGTCCTGGAGGGGGTGGACGGGGACCCTGAGGGGCCACCCCTCACCCCCGACCTGGAGAGCGCCGAGCTGAGCCCCATCCTGCCCTTCTTGTTCCTGGGCAACGAGCGCGACGCACAGGACCTGGAGCGGATGCTGAGCCTCAACGTGGGCCATGTGCTGAACGTCACCACCCACCTGCCCCTCTACCACGCCCAGAGTGGGCACCTGCGCTACAAGCGCCTGCCCGCTACCGACAACAGCCGCCAGGACCTGCGCCAGTACTTTGAGGAGGCCTTCGAGTTCATCG aggaGGCACACCAGCGGGGGAAGGGTGTGCTGATCCACTGCCAGGCGGGTGTCTCACGCTCAGCCACCATCGTCATCGCCTACCTGATGAAGCACACACTGATGACCATGAGTGACGCCTACAAGTACGTCAAAGGCAAACGCCCCATCATCTCGCCCAACCTCAACTTCATGGGGCAGCTGCTGGAGTTCGAGACAGATCTCAACGCAGGGGTCACCCCCCGCATCCTCACCCCCAAGCTCAAGCTCACTGGGGTGGAGACCGAGGTGTGA